The Medicago truncatula cultivar Jemalong A17 chromosome 7, MtrunA17r5.0-ANR, whole genome shotgun sequence genome includes the window tgttgtgaatctcaccccttctgcttgaaaatgttgcccttcctatgggtaacttgcaggtgatcctgagtagttggtggtggctcaatgtgtcTAGGACTCCGATGCTTGGGttgggatttatagtttaagtttctacctatgtatcaaattttagAACAAACTAATGTAGTCCAtgttttatgttgaattttcatgttgaggcttaatgccaagattattttggataatggagtttaatttaaagaatattccgctgcagtttaatgaaggatttgttaaatagttttaatctatttaagaatttatatttgtagtgtgacatgccgtttaacgtggaactctgattttataattataattaaattgatttttgggaaacggggtgttacaattggtatcagagcaggttggtccgtccggccaagtagtagagtcgtgttgagccacctaggatagagtgtcaactctaatattgttgtgttgttgttgttgttgttctgaactgttgttcattatgtagaatcttaagatggctggtagaaacgacgctgctattgctgctgcacttgaggccgtagctcaagctgttcaacagcaaccgcaagctggtaatggagaagtgaggatgctggagacctttttgagaaatcatcccccagcattcaaaggaaggtatgatccagatggtgcccagtcatggttgaaagaagtggaaaggattttcagagtcatgcagtgctctgaagtgcaaaaggtgcggttcgggacgcacatgttggctgaggaggcagatgactggtgggtaagtttgctaCCAGTGTTGGAACAGAATGGAGCTATGGTGACCTGGGCAGTGTTCAGAAGAGAATTTCTGAATAGATACttcccggaagatgtccgaggtagGAAGGAGATTGAGTTCCTGGAATTGAAGCAGGGTGATATgtctgttgttgagtatgctgcaaaatttgtggagcttgcaaagTTCTATCCCCATTATGCTccggagacagctgaattctccaagtgcataaagtttgagaatggcttgagagctgacatcaagagagccataggATACCAGcagattagaattttctctgatttggtgagtcgctgtaggatctacgaggaggacaccaaagctcattataaggtgatgagtgagcgaagaggtaagggacatCAGAATCGTCCTAAACCGTATAGTGCTCCGACTGATAAGGGTAAgcagagacttaatgatgagaggaggccgagtaagagggatgctcctgctgagatagtgtgctttaagtgtggcgagaaaggtcacaagagtaacgtttgtaccaaggatgagaagaagtgtttcagatgtggacagaagggtcacatgctagccgattgcaagcgcggtgatgttgtatgttataattgtaatgaagagggtcacatcagtactcagtgcacacagccgaagaaggttagagttggtggaaaagtttttgctttgactggtacacagactgctaatgaggaccgtctcatcagaggtacttgtttctttaatagtactcctttaattgctattatagacactggtgctactcattgtttcattgctttagaaagtGCATATAGGttgggtttgattgtgtctgatatgaagggagaaatggttgttgaaactccagctaagggttcagtgactacttctctggtttgcttgaggtgtccaatttctatgtttggtagagattttgaagtaGATTTAGTGTGTTTACCGTTGACGgggatggatgttatttttgggatgaattggttagagtataaccgagttcatatcaattgctttaacaagactgtgcatttttcttctgctgaagaagagagtggagttgaaattttatctacaaagcagatgaagcagttagaacgtgatggaattctgatgttttctctaatggcatatctgtcgttagaaaatcaagctgtgattgacaagctagcagtggtgaatgagtttccagaggtgttccctgatgagattcctgatgtgccgccagagagggaggtggagttttcaattgaccttgttcctggaacaaagccggtgtcgatgacaccgtaccgtatgtcagcttctgagttagctgaattgaagaaacagttggaagatttacttgataagaagtttgtaagacccagtgtttcgccgtggggagcacctgtgttgttggtgaagaaaaaggatggtagtatgaggttgtgcattgactatcgtcaattgaacaaagttacaattaagaatagatatccgcttccgaggattgatgacttgatggaccagctagtgggtgcaaaggtgttcagtaagattgacttgaggtcaggttaccatcaaattaaggtgaaggatgaggatatgcagaagacggcctttaggacacgatacggtcattacgaatacaaagtgatgcctttcggtgttactaacgcgcccggtgtattcatggagtatatgaatcgaatttttcatgcttttctggataaattcgtggtggtatttattgatgacattctgatttattcgaagactgaagaagagcatgcagaacatctgagaattgtgttgcaagttttgaaagaaaggaagttgtatgccaaactgtcgaaatgtgagttttggctaagtgaagtgagtttccttggtcatattatttctggtgatggtataacggttgatccatcaaaagttgatgcagtatcacaatgggagactccgaagtcggtgactgaaatcagaagtttcttgggctTGGCTGGTTATTATCGTAGattcatagaaggattttcaaagaTTGCATTGCCGatgactcagttaacctgtaagggtaagtcctttgtgtggaatgctcagtgtgagagtagtttcaatgaattaaagaaaagattgacaactgctcctattttgatcttgcctaagccggaagagccattcgttgtttactgtgatgcgtctaagctgggtttaggaggtgttttaatgcaagatggcaaggtggtagcgtatgcttctaggcaactgagggtgcacgaaaagaattatcccactcatgatttggagttagctgcggtggtttttgttttgaaaatttggagacactacttgtatggttccagatttgaagtgttcagtgaccacaagagcttgaaatatttgtttgaccagaaggaattgaatatgaggcagaggagatggcttgagctgttaaaagattatgattttgggttgaattaccatccgggcaaagctaatgtagtcgcggatgctttgagtaggaagacactccatatgtctgctatgatgatgaaagaatttgatttattggaacagtttagagacatgagtttggtttgtgagttgtcgcctcaaagtgtacagttggggatgctaaagattaacagtgattttctgagtagtatccgagaagcacagcaagtggatgtcaagttggttgatctgatggttgctggtaatggcgttgaagatagtgacttcaaggttgatgaacagggtgtgttgagattcagaggtagaatttgtattcctgataatgaagaaatgaaaaagttaatcttagaggaaagtcataagagtagcttaagcattcatccgggagctacgaagatgtatcatgatttgaaaaagctgttttggtggtctgggttgaagcgagatgttgctcattttgtgtatgcatgtttaacttgtcagaagtctaaggttgaacaccagaaacctgcaggattgttgacaccattggatgtaccggagtggaaatgggatagcatttctatggattttgtgacgaatttaccaaacactccgaggggacatgattcgatttgggttgtggttgataggttgacgaagtcggcacattttattcctatcaacattagttatccggtagctcagttggctgagatttatatacatagtgttgtgaagctacatggagttccttcgagtattgtgtcagatagggatccgaggttcacttctaggttctggaagagtttacaggacgctttgggttcgaagttgagactgagttcggcttatcatcctcagacagatggtcagtcggagaggacgatccaatcattggaggacttgttgagagtgtgtgtgcttgaacagggtggagcttgggatagtcacctaccattgatagagttcacctacaacaacagttatcattcgagtataggaatggcaccattcgaagctttgtatggtcgagggtgcaggactccgttgtgttggttcgagtcaggagaaagagttgtgttgggaccggatttggttcaggagactacagaaaaagtcaagatgatcagagagaagatgaaagcgtcacagagtcgacagaagagttaccatgacaagcggaggaaggcccttgagtttcaagagggtgatcatgtatttctgagagtgactccgatgacgggtgtaggacgtgctttgaaatcgagaaagttgactccgaagttcattggcccgtatcagatttcagagagaataggaacggtggcatatagagttggcttgccaccacatctatcgaacttgcatgatgtgtttcacgtgtcacaacttcggaagtatgtagcagatccttcacatgttattccgagagatgatgtgcaggttcgggacaatctcacagttgagaccttgccgttgaggatcgatgatcggaaggtaaaggcattgaggggcaaggaaatacccttggtgagagtcgtttggggcggagcaactggtgaaagtttgacttgggagctggaaagtaagatgagggactcttatcctgagttgtttgtttgaggtaagatttcgaggacgaaattcagtaatttggggagagttgtaacactctaatttttatttaattatttttaattgtgtggtgtcatttacgtgatttttggtgatttatgtagtgtatatttatttattatatgattattttattaaataattaaaataatataagaataggattaattattattttgggggttatgaaataattaacataattagtagggagttaattgctaattagggaGTGGGAGGTTACACTTTGGGAattgagaaaaggaaagaaaaatagagaaaactgttttacgtgaaaacagtctagtttgggagaaaaccaagaacaagggagaggaGCTTGGGAACCATTTTCTGCTGTGTTTATTCTGCaattccaaggtaagggtgaggtttaccgcaattatatagattctgaatgttgatttgttctaacaggtttatgtgaggattGGGAGGAattaggtttttgttgattaaggagttttgggtgtaggaatcatagaattgagggtagaaatgggttctgggtgcataaaacctttcattgcatatctgtaaactaatttggggagtgaattgaggaaaaatgggatttttggggaaaacctgcattctgtccgtactgaagttcatcgctcgcctcgcgagtagccattgctcgccatagcgagtgaacaacttcatcgctcgcctcgcgagtgatacagctcgccatggcgagtagccttgtgaaaatctggattttgaaaaagttgttataagcagtattttgggtagtttcgtgtgcctagatgatttttaagaggactagagcaagttttaagtttaaaagatgattagggagcttagaattgcggtttgagtgagaaaaatgtcatttttcccaagagcaccatatttctgttcgcctcgagttcgcctccaactcgccatggcgagtacctgtttttctgagctcgccatagcgagcagatacgctcgcgaggcgagctgcccagtatttggttggttaatttctgttgttgtttggatggtgtattttgttgaattattgcatggcttgtatgctgatatatatttccctagATGCTTtagttggttttgatgaatggatgTTGACTGATGTgtgttgtatataattaaaattcccttaaaggtgtaagttggttggtgaatcatatatatgtatatgtctaggttggttggtatgtagatatactctatggggattagttgcataaacataacagtgggagagcttcggctctggaatgcttagtcgttcaaagtggtggagtactagttactcaaagtggtgtagtggtgaggacttatgtcctgttgagaatgctttaaccattcgacagcggtgtgggtcacggccctgatttttggtaccacatgcatgggtgtttagaggagtcttagtggagtggtgataagttgtatatatggttgagaggtgtatgaattaatattgtgataagatgcgaaaatgatgttatgtaaataataataatgttgatgatttatgatagggtgttagattcaattgatgtattctttatctatattttgttgtgaatctcaccccttctgcttgaaaatgttgcccttcctatgggtaacttgcaggtgatcctgagtagttggtggtggctcaatgtgtcTAGGACTCCGATGCGTGGGttgggatttatagtttaagtttctacctatgtatcaaattttggaacaaacTAATGTAGTCCAtgttttatgttgaattttcatgttgaggcttaatgccaagattattttggataatggagtttaatttaaagaatattccgctgcagtttaatgaaggatgttgttaaatagttttaatctatttaagaatttatatttgtagtgtgacatgccgtttaacgtggaactctgattttataattataattaaattgatttttgggaaacggggtgttacactggTTATTCTCTATacaaggaatgaatttgaaattgttccctcgtaggacaataaccatataaAGCAAGAAAACATTAGTGATGATCAAGCTTCAACAACGACTCTTTTGATGTGCTAGCAATCAACAACTTCTCTTTCACAcgtctatataaaggagtgaagacttggaGATTGTGAGAGACTCAAGAACAATTTACAAGtgtcaaaactctgctgaaTATTTTTCACAtcaagttcacttagaatttcttaacaactttcatatcttagaaattctagagtcttaagagtctaaattagcccacccaaaTTAGCACcggggagaatcgaacctgagaccttcaggaggagcacactccgaagacccaagtcaataccaccagaCTAACCCAAGTGGGTTTGAGACCATAAAAGTTAGTCCACGTCGGGAGAAGAATCTACCTTACTAGATGGATGAATAGTATTTTACTCATCTTCCTTTCCATTTTTGCTCATTCCCACCCAAAACTTCCAAAATTAACCTTAACGGAAGTTAACTTCTGCTCGGTAGCCAGCGTTAATTAACTTCCGCTGAAGCCCAGTGTGAGTTAACTTGTGTTGAACCGCAACGACAGTTAACTTAGTTGTGTTTCATGTCTGCAATCAGAACAACAATTCTTGATAAAAGgacatttttgttctttttaagcATTTCATCCATTCAtccattcattcaatcatttcATCCATCCATTCGTTCAATAaatttcataatcaattataacttaaaatacacaaaatcaaaatcaatttgaaaACTATTCAAATGTTATAGAAAAATACTCAAATGCACAAATGTCACAGAAAATGTCATTATATTACATCATGAgccaaaatgtcataaaaaactaaaatatacaAGAAAAAAACCCTAACAAACGACCGACTAATGGAGCCAACCATAGGGACCGTAGCCTTAGAAAGTTGGGTGTAGAGATAAGCTAATGCCATTCCACCCCAAGACCACTCGTGCACCCTTTTGAAATTCCTCACCCCTTTGCAGCCATATCAAACTAATATGTTTGTTGCTCTTGTTGGCGAAAATAGTGACACCAACCAAGAAGAACAAAAAAGCCCTCAGACAATACCCCCGAATCTGGTGTATCTCCGCCTCCTCCTCGGTGATCATCTGGATCCTCCAACTCATTGCACCTACTAAGGTATCTCTCGTATAACCTCTTCAAGTAAGGAATACCCACATTTCCCCCCGACTGTGTGCCTGTCTCCATAATTGCCTTGTCATTAGGTATACTATCTATGTATCTACAACTATTTAGGAgtctaaaaatataatattttcagTTGTATAATCATCTAGTAATATCATTTTGGAATTTTGGCTAATGATATATGTTTATAAACAAGAATATGATTTTGAAAACGCTGAAAATACAGAGATTACTATGTTGAAATtaaagtaaatattaatttgtACTGAAAGTTAGTTCAAAAATTGCTTATTTATTGTTTGGCAAGTCTGGTGATTGAGCTTGCCGAACTAAGATGTACTAGTTCGTGCGTCGGTTACGATTGTAATTTTTGGGTCGTGACACAAACAAAGAAAGTCAACGTATCTAAATATCATAGATTCATATAGTTCGCATAACAAGTTAAAGTCACAATTCACAAACATTTTCTCCACGGGTttgaaacttttttattttcaagtcaTCATTTTGAACACATTTCTCACAAAATTATCTTCACTAATATAAATTGAACATATAGATGTGAAACCATTAAaaactttcaaacaaaaaaggaaattgaCAATATATTAGTCGATCATTGGGATGAATACTACGTTTTATTTATAACAAAACACAAGCAATACAATATAAATAATCATACATAAACTGGAAATTGCTCCCTCTTCTCCAAGATGAGGccaattacaaaaataacatttattctTTCAAATCACGGGTCAAATACTTTTTGTACCATTTAGCTGTGTCTGTCGGTATACGTTTGAGACAATCATTAAAATCGACATGATAAAGCCCCATATTATGAGAATATCCATCCTTAAAATCAAATGTATCAAATGCTGCCCATGCAAAGTATCCACGAACATTTACACCATCACTGTcaatgtaaaaatattattgcaTTAAGTATCTGTTTCTTTTGGAAACAAAGTTATAGAAGAATGGCATTTCACAATAGATTTGTTTCATAACTTTGAATTTGTCGCCTTTCGATATTAGATATAGTTTGAactaaaactataaatattaAAGGATACAACTCCTTCAAAGTGAACAATACATTTTATGGGTAAAAACCATGATTATTAGAAAGAGATTTAAAtttatgctatatatatatatatatatatatatatatatatatatatatatataaagatgattaaatgtttaaatataaagtagggttaaatatgtttttggtccctataaaattaagATCTTTTAAGTTCAGtgcttacttaattttaatagttcttttagtCCCCACAAAATTTTTCTACAATCAGTATTAGTCtctcctcaattcaaatttgtttaatttatgtttaaactctTGAGTTTTCGAACAAATTTTTGCAGACGTGTTAAGAAAGTTACTAAAGGTTCCTCTGCaaaaaattgtcgcaaaatttgatttttatgtttagattttgttaattttatctttaatttttgtcgttttaaaaaattcatatttaattcgtttcatgttaaaaaattctaaattttagtaaatgaacctttcatagtgttctaaacttgtccaaaaaatcgttcaaaaatttaagagtttaaggataattaaacaaatttgttgtaacagggactaaaattagaagtaattttttttgtagagactagaaaacctattaaaattaagtatggactaaacttagaagtttccaattttatagggaccacaAAATATCAATAGTGAACAAAAGgtaaaattacattaaaatcTACTTTAATTTAACTTGTTATAATTTCATTCTTTTCTTTCGTAAtgtacttgatttttttttcttttccggTTACCATGTTATATGTATGAAGTTTATACCGCCGTTTATCAGTGACTAATCTCTATCTCTATCAAAAAATATGTGAAGGATACAAGATGGATTCTCCCCTCTAAAGTGATTTTTCTTCATACACAAGAATCAAATTAAAGGTACTTCATTATATTACTAAACAACCGAAAAAATATAGTTAAtagtttttttgattttttttttttaactatacaTTAGTTgagaaaaacaatattatacaAGTTTGGAATAGacacactaaaaaataaataggccTTAGAAAAGTAACATTAGATAATACCTTTTCAAATTCTACAAATGTGAAAAAATACTTACTCAATTGCTGTTTTGGTAGCGTTTATATGTGCAGTAATGAAAGCAATTCGATGTTTGTCTTTCAAAGGATTTGGGATTTTGATCGAAGGAATTCCTACAAAGAGAgaatttcacaaaaataaaataaaaaatattgatctCTTTTGTGGCATAAATTATAGAAATTTTAGTTATTATGATGTAAATATgatcaaaatgaaaaccaaCCATTTTCAGTAATGTAGATTTTGGgatttttgtacttttttttaatgtagagTAAGAAATTATATAATCCTTCGGGATAGACATATCTACCACCATATTGATCCTACAAAATATCAATAGTGAACAAAAGGTAAAAGTATAGTAATTAAGTTATGCCGTTAACAAATACCATTCTTCTAAATTTACATCATTATTTGCTCACCAAGTATCCAAGAGTTTTTCCTTCTGCATTAATATCTATAGTAATGAAAGAATGACAATGAGTTAGACAAcgattaattattttaatttcttgtaatttcCTTGCATATCAAATAATTAGAATTTGATTGGTAGAATTTAAGGTGTTAACTACAATGACCCTTTTTCATCGTGATTCCTTTGTAtaccaattattttatttttaaaaaagtataatttattttgaataaatttttttaccTTCTGTATTAGCTAAGGCGTCGAAATATCCACCAGTAACCTTGGTTCTATTTGGTTCATGTCTAACAAAGTGAGAAGTATAATAATTAATTCCAATAAAGTCTATGCTTCCTTTCAAcatttctttctcatttttagTGAATTTGGGTAGTCTTTTTCCCACTAGCTTTCTCATTATTTGTGGATAATCCCCATGGAACAATGGCTCTAAAACCCTGTAGAAATACGAGTGGTTTATTGACCATCGTAAAATTATACATAGAATTGAAGAAGCAAAAGATCAACAATTGATAAAACACAAAATGTGAGTTGTTTATAGCGTAACTAAAAAGCACTAACCATCCCCATGTAAAATCTGTTAATCTTTGAGCAGCATCCACATCCTCTAGTTTGGAACTGTAAGGAAAATATGATTCTGATGAAATAACAAGTCCGATTTCTCCCTCTTGAATTGCCTATATAAACAATTTAATGGAAAATGACAATACATTATTTTCTCTTAAACATTCTTCTTATTTTATAAACTTTTGATTAATGTTGATAATtgataatttgaattttgttgattttactaCATCAgtgtcaaaatcaatattacTATCACTATTATCAAGGATTTATAATCCCTTCGGTCATGTTGTGAATCTGGACCCGATCTCAATTAAAAGcaacttttttactttttaggttcaattaataaattttgtatgtGATATGCCACATATATCATTTGTTGAATGAaccttaaaagtaaaaaaatttctttttaattgagACCAGAAGAGTATATATGTAACATAAAATTTCGAAAATGTGTCTTACTTGGAATTTGGACTTGTATAACTTTGAAGCCATAGCATGGGCGATGAGGAAGTTATGAAGTTTAGTATATACTTCCGTACATATCTTAGTAGTTGGACATGGGTCCGTAGACAATTTACCAACATTGTACACGGCTTCAAACACTGCTTGAACTTCTGGCTCGTTAAATGTAGTCCAATGTTTTACACGATCACCATATGTTTTGAATAGGAGTTCACTGTAATCCTTGAAATGTTtcctaaaatttgatttttacatAAACAATATAAGCACGCATGAAGAAATTCTATAAATTTTGATAGACTAATTTAAGGTTGAATcaatttattgaaaataaattatccaGAAGAGATTATATATAGGAGATTTACACATTAGAGTGATTTGAGAAGCCACCAAACTTTTTTTGAAGAGCTAATGGATAGTCAAGGTGCAATATAGTCACAAAAGGTTCAATACCTACATAGTCAAATGGATCATGTaaagcaagaaaataaaaattgttgcaTGTACATTAAACATACTTCTTATTGAATCTAGTTATTGCAACGAATATTGGATTCTTCTATTCATACCATTGTTGAGTAACTCGTTGATCAAATTGTTGTAGAAGTTGATACCTTCTTTGTTTATACCTCCTTTTAAGGTTCCATCTATAAAATTGGTTGTTgaatataaagataaaaataagtATATTATTAAGTATTGCAAGAAAGGATATATTGAAACACTATTGGTTGTGCATATGAAATATAGTTTAAGGAATTTTATCAATATAGTAAGTTGTGATTTGAGTAATGATTTGGTAAAATTATTTGTACTTCCTTTGAATAACCATATAATTATTCcct containing:
- the LOC11438895 gene encoding beta-glucosidase 12, translated to MEKMEILSSLRITKTVLAILSLVLLSNIRVQAQGILLLPSQKPSQRETRVIQIGEGATTNAHDSMLKFVNSSSFPNRETFPRGFLFGAGTSAPQIEGGSHEGGRGLGIFDEIYSGADKFDTKIEHYTRYKKDVQKLKILGVNSYRFSISWNRVIPDGTLKGGINKEGINFYNNLINELLNNGIEPFVTILHLDYPLALQKKFGGFSNHSNVKHFKDYSELLFKTYGDRVKHWTTFNEPEVQAVFEAVYNVGKLSTDPCPTTKICTEVYTKLHNFLIAHAMASKLYKSKFQAIQEGEIGLVISSESYFPYSSKLEDVDAAQRLTDFTWGWVLEPLFHGDYPQIMRKLVGKRLPKFTKNEKEMLKGSIDFIGINYYTSHFVRHEPNRTKVTGGYFDALANTEDINAEGKTLGYLDQYGGRYVYPEGLYNFLLYIKKKYKNPKIYITENGIPSIKIPNPLKDKHRIAFITAHINATKTAIDDGVNVRGYFAWAAFDTFDFKDGYSHNMGLYHVDFNDCLKRIPTDTAKWYKKYLTRDLKE